In Hemibagrus wyckioides isolate EC202008001 linkage group LG21, SWU_Hwy_1.0, whole genome shotgun sequence, the following proteins share a genomic window:
- the mrps16 gene encoding 28S ribosomal protein S16, mitochondrial: MVHLSSLLLKKYHGGHVVIRLALGGATNRPFYRIVAAYNKRARDGKYIEQLGSYDPLPNVYDEKLVSFNYDRIKYWMGCGAHPTKPVAKLLGLAGFFPLHPMTITQAERRKAAAALKQETTPQDEDEDEKQAEQ, translated from the exons ATGGTGCATCTGT CATCATTATTACTGAAGAAGTACCACGGAGGTCATGTGGTTATCCGCCTGGCTCTGGGCGGCGCCACCAACAGACCGTTTTACCGTATCGTGGCCGCCTACAACAAAAGGGCGCGAGACGGAAAATACATCGAGCAGCTGGGATCGTACGACCCGCTCCCCAACGTCTACGACGAGAAACTCGTCAGCTTTAACTACGACAGGATCAAGTACTGGATGGGATGCGGAGCTCATCCCACTAAACCTGTGGCCAAGCTCTTGG GACTGGCCGGATTTTTCCCGCTGCATCCCATGACCATCACACAGGCAGAACGGAGGAAAGCGGCAGCAGCTTTGAAACAGGAAACGACGCCtcaggatgaagatgaagacgAGAAGCAGGCAGAACAGTAG